GGCGCGATTGTGGTGGGCGAAGACCTCGGCGTGTTTGAACCGTGGGTCCGGGACTACCTGATGGAGCGCGGCATCCTCGGAACATCCATCCTGTGGTTCGAACACGGGGAGGCGGGACCGCTTCCCCCCGAGGACTACCGGCAACAGTGCCTGACCAGCGTCAACACCCACGATCTTCCCCCGACGGCGGGATACCTGGCCGGTGAGCATGTCGCCCTCCGCGAATCTCTGGGCCTGCTCCTGCGGCCGGTTGAAGCGGAACGCGCCGCGGCGGCCGCCGAACAGGAGGCGGTGCTGGCGCTGGTGCGTGAACGCGGCCTGCTTCCCGATCAGTCAGACGTGGGCGTTCAACGGACCGTCGAGGCCCTCTACGCCTTCACGGCCCTGACGCCCTCCGCACTGCTGGGCGTGGCCCTCGTTGACGCCGTCGGTGAAACGCGCACTCAGAACCAGCCCGGAACGGACCTGGAGCATCCCAACTGGCGCATCCCCCTCGGGGGACCCGAGGGGCCCGTGCTCATTGATGACCTACCGAACAGTGCCAGGTTCAGTTCCCTAATCGGGGTGGTCCGAAACGCGCTGAAGGGGCACGGCTGACTGACTCCGCCGTTCATCCTACTGGCCTCGAAAGGATCCTCCAACGGAAAATCCGCTGCGCCTGATCAGCCAGAGCGGGGGTTCAGCCTGACACCGGTTCAGCCTGGCCCGGGGCCAAGGATCCGGTGGGCCTCCTGCTGTGACTCCAGTTCCTCGGGGCTTAGAGCGCGCCCGCGCATGAAGCCGGCCCTACCCAGGAGCTGGCGCAGTTCCGAGAGGGAACGCGCGGTGGTCACGCCGACGTGCGCCATGGCGTGGCAGTTCGCGCACAGCGGCACAAGGTCCGTGACCGGGTCCAGCCGGTAGTTTTCGTCCAGTTGCGAAACCGGCACAGTGTGGTGGACGTCGATGAAATCCCGGCCGATGTCCCCGTAGGCGATTTCGAAGGAAAACCCGCAGGCGGCACAGCTGGTTCCGTAGTGCGCGATACAGGCACGGCGTGCATCCGGGTCCCGTTCGTAACGGTTGGCGTCAACTCTGCTGACGGCCCATGCAGGGTAGGTCCCGGGCACCGGCAGCGCAGAGTCAGGAAAGAGTGCCGGACCGGACCGGAGCCACAATTCGCGGATCCGGGGTTCCGCTCCGGGGCCCACGGCCTGGACGCCGCGGACTCCGTCCCAGCCCACCTCCGGAATTGTCTCGCGGAGGATCTCCGGTGAAATCTGGTCACCGCGCGGAAGCAGCGAGTCGAAGGTGATCACCAGTTGCGCAGAAGGTGTCCGGGCCGCCTCGCCTGGCTGCGTAGCACTCGACAGGGTTGAAACGATCACACCGTGCCCGAGCAGGCCCCGGCCGCGCCGGCCCTGCAACAGCAGCCATACATCCGCCCCGGCGGGGACGCTTACGTGCCCGGCAATGGTCCAGATGGCATGGTACTGCCCGGCCTCACGCACCTGCTCGACCACCGCTGTGTAGTTCCAGTCGTTCCAGCGGTCCGGATTCCACGCCAGGATGATGGCTGTCATGCGCCCATTCTTTCAGTGCGGGGTTATTCGGTGCAGGGTCGCGCCTTGGCGTCCGGGCCCTCAGGCTTGGTGCAGACGGAAGGCGTGTCGCCTATTCGCTGATGTTCTCAAGCCAGTCGAGTGCCGCGTTCTCATCCGTGAAGTATCGGCTCGGGCAGGCCGGCAGCGGCAGTCCCAGCGGGCCGTGGGCGATGACGCGGTCAACCGGGGACGTTCCAAGGATCGCGAAGGCGCTGACCGTTACCGCCGAGCTGTAAACATTGATCGCTTCCCTGCAGACGGAGCCCACCCCGGTGATCTCCAGGAGCACTCCGCCGCGGACGCCGCCCGTCAGGGCAAGAAGCTCTTCCCTGGTGCGTGCACCGTCCTCCTCCGTGATGCGGGCGGTTGGCCGAAGCCTGATGCGGGAAATTCCCTGCCGTACACGCGCCACACTGACGTTTGCCTCAGCGATGTTTGTCATTGGTTCCCCCAAACGGGGGCACCAGCCAGCGCAGCCACGCGGCTGCGATTTTCCCGGCGGTGCACTGCCTGGAAATTTCCCCCGGCGACAATCTAACGGGGCTTGCGGCCGATGTCCATCAACCACGCAGGAACGCGGCACCTCATTTCGGGAGATGGATAAAGTGCTCCAGCAGATGGTCCGCAATAGCCATGGCAGATGTTGCTGCGGGGGAGGGCGCATTCCGCAGGAGGGTCACCGGGCCAACCTGGTCGATGGCAAAGTCATCAAGAAGGCTGCCGTCCAGGGACCATGCCTGGGCGCGGACACCGGATGCAGTCTTCGCGGTCAGGTCGCCGATCTGCAGCTCCGGTATGAACCTGTGCGCCTGCCGGTAGTAGAGCGGCTTGATCAGGGAAGCGGCAATTTCCTTCGCGCCCATCCGCCAGTGCTGTTTGGCCAGCGCACGGGCTCCGGGCCACATGACCGACGCCGCGGTGTCTTTGAAGGAGACCCGGTTCCAGCCGTAACCCTCACGGGCGAGGGCCGGAACGGCATTGGGTCCCACGTGGATGGTGTCGTAGACGCCCCTGGTGAAGTGGACCCCCAGGAAAGGGAACCGGGGATCCGGGACGGGGTAGATCATGCCTTTGACGAAATGCTGCTTTGCTGCGGCCAGGCCCCAGTACTCACCCCGGAAGGGCAGGATCCTGGGAGCGGGGGAGGCGCCCACGAGTCCTGCGACGACGTCGGACTGCAGCCCGGCGCAGACGATCAGCCGGTCGAACACCAGATCGGCCCGGCCGGTGGTGACGCGCACTTTGCCTTGGCCCGTGGAGATTGCAATGGCTTCGTGGCCGAAAAGAATCTGTCCGCCACTGGACCGGACGTCGTCGGCCAGTGCCTCGGTGATGGCGACGAAGTCCACGACGGCTGTCTGCGGGGAGTGCAGCGCGGCGACGCCCGCGACGTGCGGTTCGATCTCGCGCAGGGCGCCGGCGCCAAGACGACGCAGCCCCGGCACACGGTTGGCGACGGAACGCCGTTCAATGTCTGCCAGGGCAGGGAGCTCGTCATCAGTGAGGGCAACCACGAGTTTCCCCAGCTCACGGTAAGGGAGGTCTTTCTCCCGGCAATAGTCGCGCGTCAGCTCACGGCCGCGTTGGCACAGCATGGCCTTCAGCGAGCCGGGGGCATAGTAGAGGCCAGCGTGCACAACGCCGGAGTTGTGCCCGGTCTGGTGCATCGCCACACGCTGTTCCTTTTCCAGGACGGTGACGTTCGCCAGGTTGCGGCTGCTGAGGGCGCGGGCGATCGCAATGCCCACGATGCCGCCGCCAATGATGCCTATGTCCTCAACCAATGCTTTGACCCCCTACCCGTCCCTTGCTGACACCCGCTTCATCAGATCCATTCGGTCCGGCGAAGCGGCGGTTCGGTGCCGCCAGAGCGTTGCACCAGCACCTGGTTGACGCCCGTCAAACCCTCCTCGAACCCCAGCGCACTGGCAGCCATGTACAGCCTCCAGATGCGGGCCCGTCCGGTGCTCGTGGCAGCCACAGCCTCGTCCCAGTGTTGCTCCAAGTTGCGCACCCAGGCACGGAGCGTAAGGGCGTAGTGCTGGCGCAGCGCCTCGACGTCGAGCACTTCAAGGCCGCCGGACTCCAGCGCGCCGATCATGTCGGCGAGGCTGAGCATTTCCCCGTCGGGGAAAACGTAGCGGGGGATGAACGAGTCCGGGTCAGGGCTGGTGGGCCCGGCGTTCCATGAAATGGCATGGTTGAGCAGCCGGCCGCCCGGGCGCAGCAGGCCGTGGAGCTGGGAGACGTACCGGGAGATCTGATCGCGGCCTACGTGTTCGGACATGCCGATGGAGCTGATCGCATCAAACGGCCCGTCGTCGACGTCGCGGTAGTCCTGGACCCTGATCTCGACACGATCGGTAAAGCCGGCATCGGCCACGCGCTTGCGGGCCAGTCCGGCCTGCTCGTTTGAGAGCGTGACGCCTACGACCTCGACCCCATAGCGCTGGGCGGCGTGCAGGGCGAAGCTGCCCCAGCCGCAGCCGACGTCCAGGACACGCATACCCGGCCTAAGCCCCAGCTTGCGGCAAACCAGGTCGATCTTGGCTTCCTGGGCTGCCTCGAGCCCGTCGGGCCCTCCGTGTTGGCTATGGTCCGCGTTCCAGACGGCGCAGGAGTAGATCATCGACGGGCCGAGCACAAGGGCGTAAAAGTCGTTGCCGACGTCGTAGTGATGGGAAATCGCAGCCGCATCGCGGCTCTTGGAGTGCCGGCTGCCGTGGCGATGAACCTTCGATTCCTCCGGGGGAGGGGCAGGATTCGGTCCCACGGCGCCGAGGCGGACGGCGGTCCGGAGCAACGTCCACACTTCGCGGGCAGTCGGGGCGGGAAACGGCCCAGGTTCGGCAAATTTTCCGGCGGAGCTCAGGGCAGCGAAGCTGGCGAAAATATCACCCGGCGCATCGATTTCACCGGCAACGTAGGCGCGACTCAGGCCCAGCTGCCCGGGCGACCAGAGGATGCGGCGCAGCGCGCGCCGCGAATGGAATTCGATGATGGGGGCGCCTGCCGGTCCGGCCTCCGAGCCGTCCCAGGCGCGCAGCCGGAGCGGGATCCCTTTGGTGCCCAGGACGATGGCCAGCGCTTCCGCCAGCCGTGATGCCACGCCCGTTGTCTTCGTCATGTGCACTGCCTCTCTTCCGCTGGAACTGCTGCCTGCCGGACCCTCGTTTCCTTGCTGCGGGTCCTTGTATCCGGGCATACGCATCTGTAGTTGTTCAATCTATGTTGCATCCACCGCGGGCGTCACGGGCCTAACGACACCCCCGGACGCCCGCCGGGAAATCCGGCAGGGAAAAGGTGTCGACGTGCACGCCGATCGGGAGGAGGATTAAGGGGCATTCACTAGAAGGAGGTCAGTGATGTGCTATCCGTATAACAAGGATTTCCGAAGGGACGTTCGGAAAGAGGCCTCACCGGAGCCTGAGAAGCAGCCGGAACCGCGGGTTGAGGTGAAGGACTTCAAGTTCTGGGCCTTCCCCCGGCGGGAGCGCAAGTACACAGGTTCGGAGCCGGTCGTAGACCGTACGCCCGAGAAAGTCTAAGGAAAACAACGAAGGCCCCGCAGCACGGGGCCTTCGCTATGGGGTTTTCGCCTTAAAGATCTTCTTTGGAGAGCGCCTTGGTCTCGGCCGGTGTGGGGCGGCCCAGGCGTTCATCGAGGGCGACACGCAGCCTGGCCGCAGCGACCTGGACCCTGTGCCCGGCGGGGGTCAGCTGCCGTCCGCCGGACGTGGTCACATGACGGGGCGCCCGGGATTTTTTCTGTTCCGGTGTGCTGGTGCTCATGGCGTTCCCTCCTCCGTTCTGTCCGTGCTGGTCGTTTCATTGTCCCCGATGTTGTCATTGGAGTCCACGGCTTCAACCTCCTCGTCCCACGTGCCGCCTTCGCCGTTCGCTTCAGTCACCGATTGCCACGCAATGTCCAACAGCTCCAGCTCCTCTTCGCGGGCGAGGTCGCTTCGTGCCAGGACGGCCAGGGATGCCAGGCCCAAGGCCTTGGCGTCCTCATCTGCATGCAGGGCTTTATCCAGGGCCCACTGCGCACGCTTCCACCATTCGGCGCGGTCGTCGGCCCTGGTTCTTTGGGTAAGCGCCAATGCGTCCGCAGCCGCCTTTTGCCGAAGGGTCCGCCACCCAATGAACGCGGCCAGGACGGCGCCGGCCAGAACCGCCAGTGGCCCCAGTGCAGCCACGATCTGCCACCATTCGGCAGGGTTCGCAACAGGGAGTTCGAAAGGAACAGGCGACAGCTTCACGTACCCACCCTAGGCCCCGAATGCGCCGGAATCCGGCGTTGGCCGCAGCGAGTCTCCCCGGCCGGCCGGGGATCGCCCGGTACCGTTATTTTGGGGGTGGGTGGATATGGAAAACGGCGTAACGGACCGGCTGTGGGACAAGGACGTCCAGGAGTACATCGCTGCGTGCAGGCACGAAAAGCTCAGTGACATCACTTTGGGTTATTCAGCAGGCGAGGACGGGCACTCGTTCCTGACGGCCTCGGCACTTTACGTCACCCTGAAAGGCCGCGCCGTGCCCATCGGATACCGCTGGGCCGACTCAAAGTCCGGCAGGACGGCCGAGGTCTACGTCGGCAAGGCCAGGACAGCCGCTCCACAGGAGCTGGAGGGACTGTTCCGGCTTGCCCTGAGGGCCGGCCTGTGGCGTGAACGGCGGCACGTTGCCTTCGCGCTGTCGGCTGTGTCTGACGTTCATTTGAAGGCCGACGGCGTCCGCAGCCGCCTGCATTTTGAGCACCTGAAGGCGCTCTATGGCTATGACGCGGTTTCGCTTGCGCTCCTCCAGTCCAGCCGGGTCGACGGAATCGATGCTCCTGAACGGAGGGCACGGGCGGCGCAGGCGCACGAGCTGACCTTGCAGACACTTAACGATCTTGCCTACTTGTACGGCGCCCGCTCCGCGAACGATTCGCGCTAGCCAGGGTCGGCCACTGTCGCGGAATTGAAGGACGCTCGCAGGTCTGCACGGCCGGAAGGTCTGTGAGCGGCACCATGTTCGGACCTGCCGGGAGCGGGCGGGCCACGCGGGTAGCGTGAGCGTTGCCCGCTCACATGAAGGAACAGACGATCACACGCTCCGCCGCCACTAAGTCCCTGACCGCCCTCGCCGCCCTGCTGCTGGCCGGATCCCTGACCGGCTGCGAGGCGGCTTCCCATGTCGGCACGAAGCTGGCCGAAGCGATTGGCGACGCACGCTCCGGGGCAACCGGTGCGCCGTCGGCTGCTCCTGCCGAAGCGGCAGCAGCCCTGGCGCAGCTGGAGACGATCCCGGTCAAGGGCCGTGCGCCAAAGACCGGCTACAGCCGCGACAACTTTGGTCCGGCCTGGGCCGACGTGGACCACAATGGCTGCGATACGCGCAACGACATCCTGGCCCGGGACCTGACGAACGAAACGTTTAAGGCCAGCACCCATGATTGCGTCGTGATGACCGGAACCCTTGCCGACAAGTACACGGGCAAGACGATCGAGTTCGTGCGAGGCGCCGACACCAGCTCCGCCGTCCAGATCGACCACATCATTCCGCTGTCGCTTGCCTGGCAGACCGGCGCCCAGCAGATCAGCGAGGAGCAGCGCAAGCTGCTTGCCAACGATCCCCTCAACCTCATGGCCGCGGACGGTCCGGCCAACATGGCCAAATCCGACAAGGACGCCGCTACGTGGCTGCCTGCCAACAAGGCGTTCCGCTGCGAATACGTCGCCCGGCAGACGGCCGTGAAGGCCAAGTACAAGCTGTGGGTCACCCGGCCCGAGCACGACGCGATTGCCGGGACCCTGGACGGCTGCAGGTAGCCGGTACTGTCCGTCACCGATAATTTACGAAACTTTTATCCATCGAACAGCCATTTTGTGGTTTGGCCCCCTTACGATGAACACGTCTCATCACTCTGACACCCTGGGGGAATTCCTTGAGCTATCCGCAACCGCAACAACAGACCTGGCAGACCGGCGAGCCGCCGCTGTGGGCGCCATATTACGGCGCCCCGTTCCCGGCAGCCGTAAAGCGATTCTGGAAGAAGTACACGGTCTTTTCCGGCCGCGCCAGCCGCAGCGAGTACTGGTGGTGGGTTCTCGTCTCGGCCGCCGTCGGGATCGTCCTGCAGATCATTGCAACCGTAGCCGGCGGGGCAGGGGCCACCACCACGGCTTCGGGAACGGTGCCCGGTCCGGCAGCCCTCCCTGTGGTGATCCTTCTCATCGCATGGGGCCTGGCAACGTTCATCCCGTCGCTGGCGCTCACCGTACGGCGCCTTCATGACGGCAACTTCAGCGGGTGGCTGGTGCTCCTGGCACTGGTTCCGTTCCTGGGCGGCCTCGCGTTGCTGGTCATGACGATTCTGCCGTCCAACCCTGCTGGCCAGCGCTTCGACCAGCCCGGTGGCGCCTGACAGTTATGTAGGGCCCGTTCCAGCGGTGCCAGTTCGCTGCTGTTGAATAAGCGCTCAAGTAGGACCCGCCGTCACCGGCGGGTCCTACTTTTTCTTTTGGGTGGATATTTTGGCTGTGGTGTGACGACGGCGGCGGGCGGCATGCTGTATCCCGCCCCGACCGGCGACAATGGAACCAGGACCAACGAAACGAGAAACATCATGACCACCCTGAAGGAACGCCTCCACGGCGACGTCGTCGTCCACATGAAGGACCGGAACAAGGTTGCACTCACCACGGTGCGCAACGTGCTGGGCGAAATCGAAACACGGGAGAAGTCCGGCAAGACGCCCATCGAGCTGGAC
This genomic window from Arthrobacter sp. 24S4-2 contains:
- a CDS encoding HNH endonuclease, coding for MTAIILAWNPDRWNDWNYTAVVEQVREAGQYHAIWTIAGHVSVPAGADVWLLLQGRRGRGLLGHGVIVSTLSSATQPGEAARTPSAQLVITFDSLLPRGDQISPEILRETIPEVGWDGVRGVQAVGPGAEPRIRELWLRSGPALFPDSALPVPGTYPAWAVSRVDANRYERDPDARRACIAHYGTSCAACGFSFEIAYGDIGRDFIDVHHTVPVSQLDENYRLDPVTDLVPLCANCHAMAHVGVTTARSLSELRQLLGRAGFMRGRALSPEELESQQEAHRILGPGPG
- a CDS encoding STAS/SEC14 domain-containing protein, yielding MTNIAEANVSVARVRQGISRIRLRPTARITEEDGARTREELLALTGGVRGGVLLEITGVGSVCREAINVYSSAVTVSAFAILGTSPVDRVIAHGPLGLPLPACPSRYFTDENAALDWLENISE
- a CDS encoding HNH endonuclease family protein, coding for MKEQTITRSAATKSLTALAALLLAGSLTGCEAASHVGTKLAEAIGDARSGATGAPSAAPAEAAAALAQLETIPVKGRAPKTGYSRDNFGPAWADVDHNGCDTRNDILARDLTNETFKASTHDCVVMTGTLADKYTGKTIEFVRGADTSSAVQIDHIIPLSLAWQTGAQQISEEQRKLLANDPLNLMAADGPANMAKSDKDAATWLPANKAFRCEYVARQTAVKAKYKLWVTRPEHDAIAGTLDGCR
- a CDS encoding DUF805 domain-containing protein — translated: MSYPQPQQQTWQTGEPPLWAPYYGAPFPAAVKRFWKKYTVFSGRASRSEYWWWVLVSAAVGIVLQIIATVAGGAGATTTASGTVPGPAALPVVILLIAWGLATFIPSLALTVRRLHDGNFSGWLVLLALVPFLGGLALLVMTILPSNPAGQRFDQPGGA
- the lhgO gene encoding L-2-hydroxyglutarate oxidase, which gives rise to MVEDIGIIGGGIVGIAIARALSSRNLANVTVLEKEQRVAMHQTGHNSGVVHAGLYYAPGSLKAMLCQRGRELTRDYCREKDLPYRELGKLVVALTDDELPALADIERRSVANRVPGLRRLGAGALREIEPHVAGVAALHSPQTAVVDFVAITEALADDVRSSGGQILFGHEAIAISTGQGKVRVTTGRADLVFDRLIVCAGLQSDVVAGLVGASPAPRILPFRGEYWGLAAAKQHFVKGMIYPVPDPRFPFLGVHFTRGVYDTIHVGPNAVPALAREGYGWNRVSFKDTAASVMWPGARALAKQHWRMGAKEIAASLIKPLYYRQAHRFIPELQIGDLTAKTASGVRAQAWSLDGSLLDDFAIDQVGPVTLLRNAPSPAATSAMAIADHLLEHFIHLPK
- a CDS encoding class I SAM-dependent methyltransferase, which translates into the protein MTKTTGVASRLAEALAIVLGTKGIPLRLRAWDGSEAGPAGAPIIEFHSRRALRRILWSPGQLGLSRAYVAGEIDAPGDIFASFAALSSAGKFAEPGPFPAPTAREVWTLLRTAVRLGAVGPNPAPPPEESKVHRHGSRHSKSRDAAAISHHYDVGNDFYALVLGPSMIYSCAVWNADHSQHGGPDGLEAAQEAKIDLVCRKLGLRPGMRVLDVGCGWGSFALHAAQRYGVEVVGVTLSNEQAGLARKRVADAGFTDRVEIRVQDYRDVDDGPFDAISSIGMSEHVGRDQISRYVSQLHGLLRPGGRLLNHAISWNAGPTSPDPDSFIPRYVFPDGEMLSLADMIGALESGGLEVLDVEALRQHYALTLRAWVRNLEQHWDEAVAATSTGRARIWRLYMAASALGFEEGLTGVNQVLVQRSGGTEPPLRRTEWI